The Rhizobium brockwellii genome window below encodes:
- a CDS encoding HlyD family secretion protein: protein MTTKKLHALNNNTAVETTAEAAPASLDAGKPPRVTEAAAPVAEEKPARKRGGRSLLLGATALVMIAAGAYYGHDYWTVGRFHISTDDAYVKADSSTIAPKVSGYLAEVLVMDNETVKAGQPLARIDDRDFKAALDQAKADVAAAEATVNAKQASLDIQQSTIAAARATVDVDRANETFAEQNNKRYSNLATSGYAPVQTAQQAASQIAAAQASIVRDSASLDAAVKQVDLLNAELAQARASLARSQAVQHQAELNLSYATITAPVDGTVGNRTLRVGQYVQAGTQLMSVVPTTAAYVIANYKETQLTDVKAGQPVDIEVDMFPGRTYHGHVDSLAPASGQEFALLPPDNATGNFTKVVQRIPVRIVLDGDAAANGDLRPGMSVQPSIDTKNDRS, encoded by the coding sequence ATGACTACCAAGAAGCTGCATGCCTTGAACAACAATACAGCCGTCGAAACCACCGCCGAAGCCGCCCCGGCAAGCTTGGACGCCGGCAAGCCGCCGCGCGTCACCGAAGCTGCCGCCCCCGTTGCCGAGGAAAAGCCCGCCCGCAAGCGCGGTGGCCGCTCCCTGCTTCTCGGCGCCACCGCACTCGTGATGATCGCCGCCGGCGCCTATTACGGCCATGATTACTGGACGGTCGGCCGCTTCCATATCTCGACCGACGACGCCTATGTGAAGGCCGACAGCAGCACCATCGCCCCCAAGGTTTCAGGCTATCTCGCCGAGGTACTCGTCATGGACAACGAGACAGTCAAGGCTGGCCAGCCGCTCGCCCGCATCGACGACCGCGACTTCAAGGCGGCCCTCGATCAGGCCAAGGCCGATGTCGCCGCAGCAGAGGCCACCGTCAACGCCAAGCAGGCTTCGCTCGATATCCAGCAGTCGACCATCGCTGCGGCCCGCGCGACCGTCGACGTCGACCGCGCCAACGAGACCTTTGCCGAGCAGAACAACAAGCGTTATTCGAACCTCGCCACCAGCGGTTATGCCCCGGTCCAGACGGCGCAGCAGGCCGCCTCGCAGATCGCTGCCGCCCAGGCCTCGATCGTCCGCGACAGTGCCTCGCTCGATGCCGCCGTCAAGCAGGTCGATCTGCTGAATGCCGAGCTTGCCCAGGCGAGGGCGTCCCTTGCGCGCAGTCAGGCCGTCCAGCACCAGGCCGAGCTCAACCTTTCCTATGCGACGATCACCGCGCCTGTCGACGGCACCGTCGGCAACCGGACGCTACGCGTCGGCCAATATGTCCAGGCCGGCACCCAGCTGATGTCGGTCGTGCCGACGACGGCTGCCTATGTCATCGCCAACTACAAAGAAACCCAGCTCACCGACGTCAAGGCCGGCCAGCCCGTCGATATCGAGGTCGATATGTTCCCCGGCCGCACCTATCACGGCCATGTCGACAGCCTCGCTCCGGCAAGCGGCCAGGAATTTGCCCTGCTGCCGCCCGATAACGCCACCGGCAACTTCACCAAGGTCGTCCAGCGCATTCCGGTCAGGATCGTGCTCGACGGCGACGCCGCCGCCAATGGCGACCTGCGACCCGGCATGTCCGTCCAGCCGAGCATCGACACCAAGAACGACCGTAGCTAG
- a CDS encoding DHA2 family efflux MFS transporter permease subunit, whose amino-acid sequence MSTIAATSIAAPQPKSGASTREWIAVLAGMIGAFMAILNIQITNASLLDIEGGIGTGVDNGAWISTSYLIGEIVVIPLTAYFSNVFSFRRYILVNSVLFPLFSIGCAFAHDLGTMIVLRGLQGFAGGVLIPMAFTMVLTKLPKHQQPLGLAAFALSVTFAPAIGPTIGGYLTENYGWQTIFFINAIPSAIMAVALALTLDKQPMRLGLLREGDWAGIFSMAIGLSALQTVLEEGNKEDWFSSPFIVKLSIVAFVFLVAFIWIELTVEKPLVKLRLLKQRNFGIGVAVNVLVGVALFGTVYILPQYLGQVQRYNAEQIGNVLAWTGLPQLLLIPLVPMMMKRFDARYIGFLGISIFAISCFMNITLSADTAGDQFWIPNIVRAIGQALVLTPITAITTAGIAPSDAAAASGLTNMLRNLGGAVGTATLGTVLTKREQFHSNIIGQSVTLGRDEVRTRLDQLTGYFMQHGVSDHAVAAQKAVVALGQVVKRQALILGFADTFAVIGVVLAIAAVALLLTQKPQAGGGAGAH is encoded by the coding sequence ATGTCCACCATCGCAGCAACATCAATCGCCGCTCCGCAGCCGAAATCCGGCGCCAGCACCAGGGAATGGATCGCCGTTCTCGCCGGCATGATCGGCGCCTTCATGGCGATCCTCAACATCCAGATCACCAATGCCTCGCTGCTCGACATCGAGGGCGGCATCGGAACGGGCGTCGACAACGGCGCCTGGATCTCCACCTCCTACCTCATCGGCGAGATCGTCGTCATTCCGCTGACCGCCTATTTCAGCAATGTCTTCTCGTTCCGCCGTTATATCCTCGTCAATTCCGTCCTGTTTCCGCTGTTTTCGATTGGCTGTGCCTTCGCCCATGATCTCGGCACGATGATCGTGCTGCGCGGCCTGCAGGGTTTTGCCGGCGGCGTGCTGATCCCGATGGCCTTCACCATGGTGCTGACCAAGCTGCCGAAGCACCAGCAGCCGCTCGGCCTTGCGGCCTTCGCGCTTTCGGTCACCTTCGCACCGGCGATCGGCCCGACCATCGGCGGCTACCTCACCGAAAACTACGGCTGGCAGACGATCTTCTTCATCAACGCCATCCCGAGCGCCATCATGGCGGTCGCCCTTGCCCTGACGCTCGACAAGCAGCCGATGCGCCTCGGCCTGCTTCGGGAAGGCGACTGGGCCGGGATCTTTAGCATGGCGATCGGTCTCTCGGCGCTGCAGACGGTGCTCGAAGAAGGCAACAAAGAAGACTGGTTCTCCTCGCCCTTCATCGTCAAGCTCAGTATCGTCGCCTTCGTCTTCCTCGTCGCCTTCATCTGGATCGAGCTGACGGTGGAGAAGCCGCTGGTCAAGCTGCGCCTGCTGAAGCAGCGCAATTTCGGCATCGGCGTTGCCGTCAACGTGCTGGTCGGCGTCGCCCTTTTCGGCACCGTCTATATCCTGCCGCAATATCTCGGCCAGGTGCAGCGCTATAATGCCGAGCAGATCGGCAATGTGCTGGCATGGACCGGCCTGCCGCAGCTGCTTTTGATCCCGCTCGTGCCGATGATGATGAAGCGCTTCGATGCGCGTTACATCGGCTTCCTCGGCATCTCGATCTTCGCGATCAGCTGCTTCATGAACATCACCTTGTCAGCCGATACCGCAGGCGACCAGTTCTGGATCCCGAACATCGTCCGCGCCATCGGCCAGGCGCTGGTGCTGACGCCGATCACCGCGATCACAACGGCTGGCATCGCACCTTCGGATGCCGCCGCCGCCTCGGGCCTGACCAACATGCTACGTAATCTCGGCGGCGCTGTCGGCACGGCAACACTCGGCACCGTGCTGACCAAACGCGAGCAGTTCCACTCCAACATCATCGGCCAGTCGGTGACGCTCGGCCGCGACGAAGTCCGCACCCGTCTCGACCAATTGACCGGCTACTTCATGCAGCATGGTGTCTCCGACCATGCCGTCGCAGCCCAGAAGGCCGTCGTGGCGCTTGGCCAGGTCGTCAAACGCCAGGCCCTCATCCTCGGTTTTGCCGATACCTTCGCCGTCATCGGCGTGGTTCTTGCCATTGCAGCCGTCGCCCTGCTGCTCACCCAGAAGCCGCAGGCCGGCGGTGGCGCTGGCGCTCATTAA